TTCTTAACGTTGACCTTTCCGGAGGAAACCAGCCCAACGGCAAGCTTGTAGTCTCCGCTACCATACCGGAAGCTACCCTTGATGGTCAGCTCCTTGGAGCACGCCGCCATGATGGGGAACTGGATCTCGCTGCGGCCCATGCCACCCTGCACGTACGTGCCTCCGTTACGTAGAACATGGATTCCCGTGTGCACGGAAGGCTCAGCGCCCGAAGCGTCAATCGCCACATCGGCGCCAACGCCGAGCCCATTCTCTTCTCTCAGGCGCTCGGCGTTCTCAGTGGCTGCAACCTTGCTAGGCAGGAACGTCGACGTCGTTGCGTAGTCCTTGGCAAAGTCAAGACGCTGCTGCTGGATATCCACGGCGATGACCTTGGAGGCGCCAAACGCAGTCGCCACGGCGCAGCACAGCAAGCCTACGGGGCCGGCACCGAATACAACCACCGACTGACCCGGGCTGACGCCGGCTTGGCGCACAATATGCACAGCAACACCAAGAGGCTCCATAAGCGCCCCCTCCTGCAGGGAGATGTGCTCGGGGAGCTTGTAGCAGAAGTCCTCGGGGAGAACATAGTACTTGGCGAGGGTGCCGTCATAGGGTGGGGTTGCGGCGAAGCGCATGTCCTCGCACAGGTTGTACTTTCCGGCCTTGCAAGGCTCACATCGGCGGCAGGAGGTTCCCGGCTCCATAGCGACCCGGTCGCCCACCTTTAGGGTTTTGACGGCTGATCCGACTTGGGTGATGATGCCTGCTGACTCGTGTCCGAGCACCATTGGATCTTTCAAGACGAATGAACCAATCGAGCCGTGTTCCCAGTAGTGGACCTGTTTCGGGGATTGATTAGTCTGGATCAAGCTGTTTCGAGAGCATATTACATACATCACTGCCGCAGATGCCGGTGTACTTGACGTTGATGATCACATCGTGGGGATTCTTCAGCTCGGGAACCGGGCGGTCTTCAAACTTCACCTTATGGATTCCCTGAAGGACGAATGAAAGGTTCTGCATGGCTATCAGACTTGTGTCTCGTTCAATGCTGAGTCGGTTCCTACCTGGGCTGCGGCCATTGTGTATGTAGAGGGGCAGTGGTGGAAATCGGCAACAATGCGGGGGAATAGAGAGGAGGGCAtgggaaaaagagagattCTACCAAGCAAGACTAGCGGGATATATATAGAGAACTCCAAGATTAAAAGTATATGAACCGGAAGAATCCAGTCGAAATGAATTGAACCGAACAACGCAGAGCTCCCCGCAGGTCCAGAGTTCCACTTCGATGTGGATCGgcctttttttctcttttcttttttagcCGCGATGATATTAACCggggacttttttttttttctgtctgGCGAGATTATCTTCCCTGAAGTCACAAGAGGCAAAAATGATCAGGGCATGTGACCcagtcctttttttttttttttttttttgggagtcAAGTGATGCGTAATTTCGGATATAGGGAATGTGTATAGTATCTATATTTTTGTCGTGGTCTTTGTAGGATTTAGTACTCGATTATAAGAGATCGGATGATGTTGAGAACATAACACACCCATTAAAGAGACTACAATAGACTGCTGTATACTGCTATATACTGTTCTATACTACTATACACTGCTCTATACTACCATTCTACCATTAACTGAATACACATGTATCTTCTCCAACTACTATATCTCTgcgtttaaaaaaaaagcatcgGCCCGGATGCCAAGACCCCGGAACTCGGTCCGTCCTCCACACCTCTCACCTCTCTTCTCTGAGAGCTCTGACAGCTCTGACGTCTGAGAGCTTCACTTCGTCTTATTAGTTGCAATGGTCTTTAATGTCCTCGCCCTAGGGGCGCGCAGTCTCCGGAGTCGACCATCACCCCGCCTTCTGCGTCATTTTGCATACTCGGCCAAGCAAACCAAGGAAAACCAATCATTCAAGAGTCAACTATACGAAAGTACCCAACAGCGTTTGAAGCGCGAGCGTGCCGAACAAGAAAAGTTTGCTCAATACCAGACACAGTCCCCCGCAGGTCGCTCTGCCGCCCTGGTCTTCGGTATGTGATGCCGAGATAATCTTGCCTTTTCCTCGGGATAGGTCATTGGCTAACCAAACCTGCAATCGCGCTGTAGCTTTGGTTTTCTTCTCAACTGGTGCTTACTACCTCGGATCCCTCAAACCCGCAGCTCTACCCCCTTCATCCACGACTCCCCTCTCTGAGATCGAGGCCCCGAAACACAACGTCTCTCCCTCTAACCTCCAAGCCGCGTGGGCTGATTTCGTCGAGATCTTGGGCAAGGAAAATGTCTCGACTGCAAGTGGCGACTTGGAATCGCATGCTGGATCTGATTGGTCCTCCTACTCCCAGAAAGAGGATGAGAAGCCCTTCTTGATCCTCTACCCGTCAAGTACCGAGGAGGTCTCGCGCATCATGAAAGTCTGCCACCAGCGCGTTATCCCCGTCACCCCGTACTCCGGCGGCACGAGCTTGGAGGGCCATTTTGCTTCTACGAGAGGCGGAGTGTGCGTGGATTTCCGTCGTATGGACCGCATCTTGGAGCTCCACAAATGTGACTTAGATGTTGTTGTCCAGCCTGCGGTTGGATGGGAGGATTTGAATGAGGAGATCGCCAAGGATGGCCTTTTCTTCCCGCCGGACCCTGGTCCTGGTGCAATGATTGGAGGGATGGTCGGAACAGGATGCTCGGGAACTAATGCCTACCGGTACGGGACAATGCGTGAGTGGGTGCTGTCTCTCACTGTTGTCCTCGCTGATGGCACTATAATCAAGACCCGACAGCGGCCGAGGAAGTCTAGTGCTGGTTATGACTTAACCAAGCTCTTTATCGGCAGCGAAGGCACTCTTGGTCTGGTAACGGAGGCGACCCTGAAGCTGACAGTCAAGCCCCAGAGCGAGAATGTCGCCGTCGCAAGCTTTGGCACTATTCAGAGTGCTGCAGAGTGTGTGACCAATGTGGTGGAGGCTGGTATCCCTGTCGCTGGTGTTGAGATTCTGGATGATATCCAGATGAAGTGCATCAATGCCAGTAAGACTACCCGCCGTCAGTGGAAGGAGTCTC
Above is a genomic segment from Penicillium digitatum chromosome 3, complete sequence containing:
- a CDS encoding Xylitol dehydrogenase; the protein is MAAAQNLSFVLQGIHKVKFEDRPVPELKNPHDVIINVKYTGICGSDVHYWEHGSIGSFVLKDPMVLGHESAGIITQVGSAVKTLKVGDRVAMEPGTSCRRCEPCKAGKYNLCEDMRFAATPPYDGTLAKYYVLPEDFCYKLPEHISLQEGALMEPLGVAVHIVRQAGVSPGQSVVVFGAGPVGLLCCAVATAFGASKVIAVDIQQQRLDFAKDYATTSTFLPSKVAATENAERLREENGLGVGADVAIDASGAEPSVHTGIHVLRNGGTYVQGGMGRSEIQFPIMAACSKELTIKGSFRYGSGDYKLAVGLVSSGKVNVKKLITGTVKFDQAEQAFIEVKAGKGIKTLIAGIDV
- a CDS encoding D-lactate dehydrogenase (Cytochrome), whose protein sequence is MVFNVLALGARSLRSRPSPRLLRHFAYSAKQTKENQSFKSQLYESTQQRLKRERAEQEKFAQYQTQSPAGRSAALVFALVFFSTGAYYLGSLKPAALPPSSTTPLSEIEAPKHNVSPSNLQAAWADFVEILGKENVSTASGDLESHAGSDWSSYSQKEDEKPFLILYPSSTEEVSRIMKVCHQRVIPVTPYSGGTSLEGHFASTRGGVCVDFRRMDRILELHKCDLDVVVQPAVGWEDLNEEIAKDGLFFPPDPGPGAMIGGMVGTGCSGTNAYRYGTMREWVLSLTVVLADGTIIKTRQRPRKSSAGYDLTKLFIGSEGTLGLVTEATLKLTVKPQSENVAVASFGTIQSAAECVTNVVEAGIPVAGVEILDDIQMKCINASKTTRRQWKESPTLFFKFTGTPNAVKEQIGMVQKIVSRSSGNTFEFARGKAEMAELWSARKQALWSVMAMKKNPDDHVWTTDVAVPISKLPNIMEATKEDMTKNGLLAGICGHVGDGNFHAIILFSDSEKNVAEGVVHRMVKRAVEMEGTVTGEHGVGLVKRDYLEHELGETTVDTMRRLKLALDPLRLLNCDKVVRTEQPAPGEIKEW